A window of Littorina saxatilis isolate snail1 linkage group LG7, US_GU_Lsax_2.0, whole genome shotgun sequence contains these coding sequences:
- the LOC138970865 gene encoding uncharacterized protein, translated as MIFVGVVLQVSKLKQCWTVCSQLFCDLGVPIAADKVEGPSTCRKFLGLIVDTVALQVRIPQDKLLELKRQVSEFLYKHKVTLRQLQSLIGKLNFACRAVVPGRAFCRRLIDATRGVKRPFHHIRITAAMREDLKVWSSFLETHNGISIMLDEVWVDSSHLNLFTDAAGGIGFGAFFGGHWACGSWPAGWQENDPDITFKELFPIVLAVHLWGKELENQKVLFHCDNMAVVHINRQTTRSPPSMGLVRAMVGACLRHNVLCRAKHIPGTKNAVADALSRLQFQRFRALCPGADTQPAEIPRALLQQLQRK; from the coding sequence ATGATTTTTGTGGGGGTGGTGCTTCAAGTGAGCAAGCTCAAGCAATGTTGGACAGTATGCTCTCAACTTTTTTGCGATTTAGGAGTCCCTATTGCCGCAGACAAAGTAGAGGGCCCATCCACATGTCGCAAGTTCTTAGGACTGATAGTCGATACTGTTGCCTTGCAGGTTCGAATCCCACAAGATAAACTTTTGGAACTTAAAAGACAGGTGTCAGAATTTTTGTACAAGCATAAGGTAACATTGCGCCAGTTACAGTCCTTGATTGGAAAACTGAATTTCGCTTGTAGAGCAGTGGTCCCTGGTAGAGCCTTTTGTAGAAGACTGATTGACGCAACCAGAGGGGTAAAGAGGCCATTCCATCACATCCGAATCACTGCGGCCATGAGAGAAGATTTGAAGGTATGGAGCTCATTTTTGGAAACCCACAATGGCATCAGCATTATGTTAGATGAGGTATGGGTGGACAGCTCCCACCTCAATCTCTTTACTGACGCAGCTGGGGGTATTGGTTTTGGAGCCTTTTTTGGTGGACACTGGGCTTGTGGGTCCTGGCCAGCGGGGTGGCAGGAAAACGATCCGGACATCACCTTTAAGGAGCTTTTCCCGATTGTTCTGGCCGTCCACCTCTGGGGAAAGGAACTAGAAAACCAAAAGGTCTTATTCCATTGCGATAACATGGCTGTTGTCCATATTAACCGGCAGACAACCCGCTCTCCCCCATCAATGGGTCTGGTGAGAGCAATGGTGGGAGCTTGCCTTAGACATAACGTGCTGTGTAGAGCAAAGCACATTCCAGGAACCAAAAATGCGGTTGCTGATGCGCTTTCCCGTTTGCAGTTCCAACGATTCAGAGCCCTATGCCCTGGCGCCGACACCCAACCGGCAGAGATCCCCAGAGCCTTGCTGCAGCAACTTCAGCGGAAGTAA